A stretch of Aedes aegypti strain LVP_AGWG chromosome 2, AaegL5.0 Primary Assembly, whole genome shotgun sequence DNA encodes these proteins:
- the LOC5576571 gene encoding deoxyuridine 5'-triphosphate nucleotidohydrolase codes for MKPDQKCILRFAKLTDQAFAPSKGSVKAAGFDLKSAYEYTVPARGKQLVMTDIQVQLPEGCYGRVAPRSGLAVKNFIDVGAGVVDEDYRGNLGVVLFNHSDNEFKVARGDRIAQFICERIFYPELEEVSSLTETERGSGGFGSTGTQ; via the exons aTGAAGCCAGACCAAAAATGCATCCTACGGTTCGCCAAGCTCACGGATCAAGCCTTCGCACCTTCCAAAGGATCCGTCAAGGCCGCCGGATTTGATCTCAAAAG TGCGTACGAGTACACGGTTCCTGCCCGGGGCAAGCAGTTGGTGATGACCGACATCCAGGTGCAACTTCCGGAAGGGTGCTATGGCCGGGTTGCTCCCCGATCCGGACTGGCCGTGAAGAACTTCATCGATGTGGGCGCCGGAGTTGTGGACGAGGACTACCGGGGTAACCTGGGTGTGGTCCTATTCAACCACTCGGACAACGAGTTCAAGGTGGCCCGGGGGGATCGCATTGCGCAGTTCATCTGCGAGCGAATCTTCTATCCGGAGCTGGAGGAGGTCAGCAGCCTGACGGAAACGGAACGGGGCAGCGGCGGGTTCGGATCCACCGGAACGCAATGA